In Francisella hispaniensis FSC454, a genomic segment contains:
- the iglE gene encoding type VI secretion system lipoprotein IglE: MHNNLLKNISLILVILGLNSCASDGLYINNNVPKTKIVLECKPDKSIFYSDNYQSISQRIYDDNVKVLNLKTGENEFALDKNIKDYALYFILPENKKTENWKYIINSDSVNKFTIKNDSSIEKD; this comes from the coding sequence ATGCACAATAACTTATTAAAAAATATTTCATTAATTCTAGTTATCCTAGGACTGAATAGTTGTGCAAGTGATGGTTTGTATATCAACAATAATGTTCCTAAGACAAAAATAGTTCTAGAATGTAAACCTGATAAAAGTATTTTCTACTCAGATAATTATCAATCTATTTCTCAAAGAATATATGATGATAATGTAAAAGTGTTGAATCTTAAAACTGGAGAGAATGAATTTGCATTAGATAAAAATATTAAAGATTACGCCTTATATTTTATACTCCCTGAAAATAAAAAAACTGAAAACTGGAAATACATAATAAACTCGGATTCTGTAAATAAATTTACTATAAAAAATGATAGTAGCATAGAAAAAGATTAA
- a CDS encoding pathogenicity determinant protein PdpA1, with product MITLKDITDLNLQELISQLTSEVINGNTTSSSAKFACEINSCIIDYNISDIEIINTQLKNTKIFYRKGLISKLDYKKYKKYCLISRFKSNIDQFTLYFSTNYKDPQNLKIVIEELQHSCSSKLILELPHDYIRKIDSLMSIIDNAIQRSSDFNKTISEKLNKLKSTLSQYIAYNDVVQKQEITINIKPIDKNFELEDLSFVSTNNKQYFKHNSITLKNLHIEELEVCENIYGINGYLTFDLAYINNHKDFDFLLNPNQPILIDIQIKDSFNFYKKESKKDHHKRSTRFLVIGFNSNNLNIHESFEYSIYSYSKNVSSGVKKFKIQFYDPLKALWTKHQPSYIALNKSLDDIFKENFFFDNLVSLDTNKSNNLKIRIPQTFISTINRSFYDFFIEQLQHNKCYLKYFCDKKSAKVSYYIIDQVDNALQKNIANSDEDLKNKLSPYDIGCFKKQILISNKSNFYVKEKNICPDVTLNAQRKDDRKISDTLIKPFSSIFKDNLQAVQYIQSNNDDKQKIITTGFEILLTSRNTLPFLDTEITLSKLENDQNYLLGATDIKTLYISQRKLLFKRSKYCSKQLYENLHNFHYKSDSESDVYEKIAFIKCPNLTHDNLITYTIKDYSNLTPEYPKYKIFNKFYINGRITIGENVNNDSKKAYKFFKNYKPEESSIAEFQENGEKGTSAILNSKADILYAIEIAKEMLSDKSSDKPIIYLPLKVNINSANNQFIPLRNDDIILIEIQSFIKGEIIELISNSAISTKKAQQQLLQRQLLGSKQNCEIAYTQTSDGETFSLTQLNENNQNFFLINDKKGIFLRYKSKGN from the coding sequence ATGATAACACTAAAAGATATAACTGACTTAAATTTACAAGAGCTAATTAGTCAATTAACTTCTGAAGTTATAAATGGCAATACAACCTCTTCTTCTGCCAAATTTGCTTGTGAAATTAATAGCTGCATTATCGATTACAATATATCTGATATTGAGATTATCAACACTCAACTAAAAAATACAAAAATATTCTATAGAAAAGGTCTTATATCTAAGCTTGATTATAAAAAATATAAAAAATATTGCTTAATATCTAGATTTAAAAGTAATATAGATCAGTTTACCTTATACTTTTCGACAAATTACAAAGACCCTCAAAACTTAAAAATCGTAATTGAAGAATTACAACATTCATGCTCATCAAAATTAATTCTTGAACTTCCTCATGATTACATAAGAAAAATTGATAGCTTAATGAGTATTATAGATAACGCCATACAAAGATCGAGTGATTTTAACAAAACGATTTCAGAAAAATTAAATAAGCTTAAGAGCACTCTTTCACAATATATCGCATACAATGATGTAGTACAAAAACAAGAAATTACAATAAATATAAAGCCTATTGATAAAAATTTTGAACTTGAAGATTTAAGTTTTGTATCTACGAACAATAAGCAATATTTCAAGCACAACTCTATTACACTTAAAAATTTACATATTGAAGAATTAGAAGTATGTGAAAATATCTACGGAATAAATGGCTACTTAACTTTTGATTTGGCTTATATAAATAATCATAAAGACTTTGATTTTTTATTAAATCCAAATCAACCAATTTTGATTGACATTCAGATTAAAGATAGCTTCAATTTCTACAAAAAAGAATCTAAAAAAGATCATCATAAAAGATCAACTCGTTTTCTAGTCATCGGATTTAATTCAAACAATCTAAATATACATGAAAGTTTTGAATACAGTATATATTCGTATAGTAAAAATGTTTCTTCAGGAGTAAAAAAATTTAAAATACAATTCTATGATCCTTTAAAAGCACTCTGGACAAAACATCAACCATCTTATATAGCTTTAAATAAAAGCTTGGATGACATCTTCAAAGAGAATTTTTTCTTTGATAACTTAGTTTCTTTAGATACCAACAAAAGTAACAACTTAAAAATACGAATACCACAAACATTTATTTCAACAATTAATCGAAGTTTTTATGATTTTTTTATTGAGCAACTCCAACATAATAAATGCTACTTAAAATATTTCTGTGATAAGAAGAGCGCTAAAGTAAGCTATTATATTATTGACCAAGTAGATAATGCCTTACAAAAGAATATTGCAAATTCAGATGAAGATTTAAAGAACAAACTATCTCCTTATGATATAGGCTGCTTCAAAAAACAAATTCTAATCTCAAATAAGTCAAACTTTTATGTTAAGGAAAAAAATATATGTCCTGATGTTACTTTAAATGCTCAAAGAAAGGATGATCGAAAGATTTCAGATACATTAATAAAACCATTCTCATCGATATTCAAGGATAACTTACAAGCTGTGCAATATATACAAAGTAATAATGATGATAAACAAAAAATTATTACTACAGGTTTTGAGATATTACTGACATCAAGAAATACTCTTCCCTTCTTAGATACTGAAATTACTCTTTCTAAACTAGAAAATGATCAAAACTATCTTTTAGGCGCAACAGATATAAAAACCTTATATATAAGTCAAAGAAAGCTATTATTTAAAAGAAGTAAATACTGCTCTAAACAACTATATGAAAACTTACATAATTTTCACTATAAAAGTGATTCTGAATCAGACGTATATGAAAAAATTGCTTTTATTAAATGCCCTAATCTGACACATGACAACTTAATAACTTATACAATTAAAGATTATAGTAATCTAACTCCTGAATATCCTAAATATAAAATTTTTAATAAATTTTATATTAATGGTAGAATAACAATTGGAGAAAATGTTAATAATGACTCCAAAAAAGCTTATAAGTTCTTTAAAAATTATAAGCCAGAAGAAAGCTCAATCGCGGAATTTCAAGAAAATGGAGAAAAAGGTACTTCAGCTATACTAAATAGTAAGGCTGATATCTTATACGCAATAGAAATTGCCAAGGAAATGTTATCTGATAAATCATCAGATAAGCCAATCATATACTTACCTCTAAAAGTGAACATAAATTCTGCTAATAATCAATTTATACCATTGAGAAATGACGATATTATCTTAATCGAAATACAGTCTTTTATCAAAGGTGAAATTATTGAGTTAATTTCAAACTCTGCGATATCAACAAAGAAAGCTCAGCAGCAACTACTACAACGACAACTTCTTGGATCTAAACAAAATTGTGAAATAGCATACACTCAAACTAGTGATGGTGAGACATTCTCACTAACGCAACTTAATGAAAACAATCAGAATTTTTTTTTAATAAATGATAAAAAAGGTATTTTTCTAAGATATAAATCAAAAGGAAATTAA